From a single Bufo bufo chromosome 9, aBufBuf1.1, whole genome shotgun sequence genomic region:
- the USP4 gene encoding ubiquitin carboxyl-terminal hydrolase 4 isoform X1, with amino-acid sequence MAEGGGGGDPGPVQPHRAARTPSPAPEGNSHPDPESQKNELGELLKAPLKKGDEWYLVDSRWFKQWKKYVGFDSWDVYNVGESNLFPGPVDNSGLFADADTQVLKEHLIDELDYVLVPAEAWSKLMSWYGSVPCQRPIVRKVVEHGMFVKHCKVEVYLIELKLCENSDLDNVVTRHFSKADTIESIEKEMRSVFSIPANKETRLWNKYMTNTFEQLTKPDNTVQDAGLYQGQILVIEQRNADGTWPRQPQTKASTATSRSYSTSGKSSSAYSSSPSSSSPITNGDSGGTYGLNSPSLAKGGYGSSYSSYSYRDPSSKPGLCGLSNLGNTCFMNSALQCLSNTPPLTEYFLTDDYKDEINRDNPLGMKGEIATAYAELIRQIWSGEHSYVAPRMFKTQVGRFAPQFSGYQQQDSQELLAFLLDGLHEDLNRVKKKPYLELKDANGRPDSVCGGALFGRAGECCWSHTHSHPPQVVATEAWDNHLRRNNSIIVDIFHGLFKSTLVCPECSKVSVTFDPFCYLTLPLPMKKDRTMEVFLVRADPQCKPTQYRLVVPKMGAVSDLCSALAKLSGVPAENMVVTDVYNHRFHKIFQTDEMLSHIMERDDLFVYEVKSPRGSDSEWLTLPICFRERRFRQSSAAGTILFGQPLLISVPRQKLTADMLYNLILERIQRYVKAPSPEEYSCPSSDAAACNGSNGMYDVEEMDHQEEHEEQESSSPDESNGQSDDSVEDENSEGCSPCNKMPKKAQDARKRLFCFSLVNSYATSDVGSMPAEGAFLKLTSYSTVAIDWDTETKKLCYDEQEAEAFDKHESMMQPQKKKMTVALRDCIQLFTKTEVLGEHDPWYCPNCRKHQRATKKFDLWSLPKILVVHLKRFSYNRYWRDKLDAVVEFPIRNLNMSEFVCDPTAGPYVYDLVAVSNHYGGMGGGHYTAYAKNQETQQWYYFDDSSVSPASEDQIVTKAAYVLFYQRQDGGGSSSGFKASSPAASLGSPPTEDVLGDQERQQDLDCMDTN; translated from the exons ATGGCGGAGGGGGGAGGTGGAGGAGATCCGGGCCCGGTACAGCCGCACCGAGCAGCCCGCACCCCGTCACCGGCGCCCGAAGGTAACAGCCACCCGGACCCTGAGAGCCAGAAGAACGAGCTGGGGGAGCTGCTGAAGGCGCCGCTGAAGAAGGGGGACGAATG GTATCTTGTGGACAGCCGCTGGTTCAAGCAGTGGAAGAAATACGTCGGGTTTGACTCGTGGGACGTGTACAATGTGGGGGAAAGCAATCTCTTCCCGGGACCTGTGGATAATTCCGGATTGTTTGCCG ATGCCGATACTCAGGTATTGAAGGAGCACCTGATTGATGAGCTGGACTACGTGCTGGTGCCGGCCGAGGCCTGGAGCAAGCTGATGAGCTGGTACGGCAGCGTCCCATGCCAGAGGCCTATAGTCAGGAAG GTGGTGGAGCACGGCATGTTCGTTAAGCATTGCAAGGTGGAGGTTTACCTCATCGAGCTGAAGCTGTGCGAGAACAGCGACCTGGACAACGTGGTGACCCGGCACTTCAGCAAAGCCGACACGATAG AGTCCATCGAGAAGGAGATGAGAAGCGTCTTCTCTATTCCGGCCAATAAGGAGACCCGGCTGTGGAATAAGTACATGACAAACACCTTCGAGCAGCTCACCAAGCCCGACAACACGGTGCAGGACGCCGGACTCTACCAGGGGCAG ATTCTGGTTATAGAACAGAGGAACGCGGACGGTACGTGGCCCCGGCAGCCGCAGACCAA GGCCAGCACTGCAACCAGTAGAAGCTATTCTACCTCCGGGAAGTCCTCCAGCGCCTACTCCTCGTCCCCGTCCTCATCCTCTCCCATCACCAATGGGGACAGCGGGGGCACCTATGGGCTGAACAGCCCCAGCCTGGCCAAAGG GGGGTACGGCTCGTCTTACAGCTCATACAGTTACAGGGATCCCTCCAGTAAGCCCGGTCTCTGCGGTCTCAGCAATCTCGGGAACACGTGTTTCATGAACTCTGCTTTGCAG TGTTTGAGTAACACCCCCCCCCTGACCGAGTACTTCCTGACTGATGACTACAAGGACGAGATAAACAGGGACAATCCTCTGGGGATGAAGGGAGAGATCGCCACCGCCTACGCCGAGCTGATACGCCAGATCTGGTCCGGGGAGCATTCCTATGTGGCTCCACGCATGTTCAAG ACGCAGGTGGGCCGCTTCGCTCCGCAGTTCTCGGGGTACCAGCAGCAGGACTCTCAGGAGCTCCTGGCCTTTCTTCTGGACGGTCTGCACGAGGATCTCAACAGAGTCAAGAAGAAGCCGTACCTGGAGCTGAAAGACGCTAATGGGCGGCCGGACTCAGTATGTGGGGGCGCGCTCTTTGGGCGGGCGGGGGAATGTTGTTGGTCGCACACTCACTCCCATCCTCCTCAGGTGGTAGCGACTGAGGCGTGGGACAATCACCTGCGGAGGAACAACTCAATCATCGTAGACATCTTTCACGGCCTCTTCAAGTCAACGCTCGTGTGTCCTGAATGCTCCAAGGTGTCTGTCACCTTCGACCCCTTCTGTTATctcaccctccccctccccatgaaGAAGGACCGCACCATGGAAGTGTTTCTGGTGCGTGCAGACCCCCAGTGTAAGCCCACCCAG TATCGATTGGTTGTGCCTAAAATGGGGGCGGTCTCTGACTTGTGCTCTGCGCTCGCCAAGCTGTCCGGAGTGCCTGCTGAAAAC ATGGTGGTGACTGATGTGTACAATCATCGCTTCCACAAGATCTTCCAGACGGATGAAATGCTCAGTCACATCATGGAGCGCGACGACCTGTTCGT GTATGAAGTGAAGTCTCCGCGGGGCTCGGATTCGGAGTGGCTGACTTTACCCATCTGCTTCCGGGAAAGACGATTCCGTCAGAGCAGCGCGGCAGGCACCATCCTGTTCGGGCAGCCGCTCCTCATCTCTGTGCCCAGGCAGAAGCTGACAGCGGACATGCTGTACAACCTCATCCTGGAGAGGATCCA ACGTTATGTGAAGGCGCCATCACCGGAGGAGTACTCCTGCCCGTCCAGTGACGCCGCGGCGTGCAATGGCTCCAACGGGATGTATGACG TTGAGGAAATGGATCATCAGGAGGAACATGAAGAGCAGGAGTCGTCGTCCCCCGATGAGTCCAATGGCCAATCAGACGATAGCGTGGAGGACGAGAACTCTGAGGGTTGTAGTCCATGCAATAAAATGCCAAAGAAAGCCCAGGACGCGCGCAAGAGGCTCTTCTGCTTCAGCCTTGTGAACTCGTACGCCACGTCCGACGTGGGCAGCATGCCGGCCGAGGGCGCCTTCCTGAAACTGACCT CTTATTCCACGGTGGCCATTGACTGGGACACGGAGACTAAGAAGTTGTGTTACGATGAGCAGGAGGCAGAG GCCTTCGATAAACACGAGTCCATGATGCAGCCGCagaagaagaagatgacggtggcgcTGAGAGACTGCATCCAGCTCTTCACCAAGACGGAGGTGCTGGGAGAGCACGACCCCTG GTACTGCCCGAACTGCCGGAAGCATCAGAGGGCCACCAAAAAGTTTGACCTCTGGTCGTTGCCAAAAATCCTTGTGGTGCATTTAAAGCGCTTTTCGTATAACCGCTACTGGCGGGACAAGCTGGACGCGGTGGTGGAGTTCCCCATCAG AAACCTGAACATGTCCGAGTTTGTCTGCGATCCCACGGCCGGACCCTACGTCTATGACCTTGTGGCTGTTTCCAATCACTATGGAGGCATGGGCGGCGGCCATT ACACGGCGTATGCGAAGAATCAGGAGACGCAGCAGTGGTATTACTTTGATGACAGCAGCGTTTCCCCGGCTTCCGAGGATCAGATTGTG ACAAAAGCGGCGTACGTGCTGTTCTACCAGAgacaagatggcggcggcagcagcagcggctTCAAGGCCTCGTCCCCGGCGGCTTCTCTTGGCTCGCCCCCCACTGAGGACGTCCTCGGGGACCAGGAGCGACAGCAGGACTTGGACTGTATGGACACCAACTGA
- the USP4 gene encoding ubiquitin carboxyl-terminal hydrolase 4 isoform X2, whose amino-acid sequence MAEGGGGGDPGPVQPHRAARTPSPAPEGNSHPDPESQKNELGELLKAPLKKGDEWYLVDSRWFKQWKKYVGFDSWDVYNVGESNLFPGPVDNSGLFADADTQVLKEHLIDELDYVLVPAEAWSKLMSWYGSVPCQRPIVRKVVEHGMFVKHCKVEVYLIELKLCENSDLDNVVTRHFSKADTIESIEKEMRSVFSIPANKETRLWNKYMTNTFEQLTKPDNTVQDAGLYQGQILVIEQRNADGTWPRQPQTKASTATSRSYSTSGKSSSAYSSSPSSSSPITNGDSGGTYGLNSPSLAKGGYGSSYSSYSYRDPSSKPGLCGLSNLGNTCFMNSALQCLSNTPPLTEYFLTDDYKDEINRDNPLGMKGEIATAYAELIRQIWSGEHSYVAPRMFKTQVGRFAPQFSGYQQQDSQELLAFLLDGLHEDLNRVKKKPYLELKDANGRPDSVVATEAWDNHLRRNNSIIVDIFHGLFKSTLVCPECSKVSVTFDPFCYLTLPLPMKKDRTMEVFLVRADPQCKPTQYRLVVPKMGAVSDLCSALAKLSGVPAENMVVTDVYNHRFHKIFQTDEMLSHIMERDDLFVYEVKSPRGSDSEWLTLPICFRERRFRQSSAAGTILFGQPLLISVPRQKLTADMLYNLILERIQRYVKAPSPEEYSCPSSDAAACNGSNGMYDVEEMDHQEEHEEQESSSPDESNGQSDDSVEDENSEGCSPCNKMPKKAQDARKRLFCFSLVNSYATSDVGSMPAEGAFLKLTSYSTVAIDWDTETKKLCYDEQEAEAFDKHESMMQPQKKKMTVALRDCIQLFTKTEVLGEHDPWYCPNCRKHQRATKKFDLWSLPKILVVHLKRFSYNRYWRDKLDAVVEFPIRNLNMSEFVCDPTAGPYVYDLVAVSNHYGGMGGGHYTAYAKNQETQQWYYFDDSSVSPASEDQIVTKAAYVLFYQRQDGGGSSSGFKASSPAASLGSPPTEDVLGDQERQQDLDCMDTN is encoded by the exons ATGGCGGAGGGGGGAGGTGGAGGAGATCCGGGCCCGGTACAGCCGCACCGAGCAGCCCGCACCCCGTCACCGGCGCCCGAAGGTAACAGCCACCCGGACCCTGAGAGCCAGAAGAACGAGCTGGGGGAGCTGCTGAAGGCGCCGCTGAAGAAGGGGGACGAATG GTATCTTGTGGACAGCCGCTGGTTCAAGCAGTGGAAGAAATACGTCGGGTTTGACTCGTGGGACGTGTACAATGTGGGGGAAAGCAATCTCTTCCCGGGACCTGTGGATAATTCCGGATTGTTTGCCG ATGCCGATACTCAGGTATTGAAGGAGCACCTGATTGATGAGCTGGACTACGTGCTGGTGCCGGCCGAGGCCTGGAGCAAGCTGATGAGCTGGTACGGCAGCGTCCCATGCCAGAGGCCTATAGTCAGGAAG GTGGTGGAGCACGGCATGTTCGTTAAGCATTGCAAGGTGGAGGTTTACCTCATCGAGCTGAAGCTGTGCGAGAACAGCGACCTGGACAACGTGGTGACCCGGCACTTCAGCAAAGCCGACACGATAG AGTCCATCGAGAAGGAGATGAGAAGCGTCTTCTCTATTCCGGCCAATAAGGAGACCCGGCTGTGGAATAAGTACATGACAAACACCTTCGAGCAGCTCACCAAGCCCGACAACACGGTGCAGGACGCCGGACTCTACCAGGGGCAG ATTCTGGTTATAGAACAGAGGAACGCGGACGGTACGTGGCCCCGGCAGCCGCAGACCAA GGCCAGCACTGCAACCAGTAGAAGCTATTCTACCTCCGGGAAGTCCTCCAGCGCCTACTCCTCGTCCCCGTCCTCATCCTCTCCCATCACCAATGGGGACAGCGGGGGCACCTATGGGCTGAACAGCCCCAGCCTGGCCAAAGG GGGGTACGGCTCGTCTTACAGCTCATACAGTTACAGGGATCCCTCCAGTAAGCCCGGTCTCTGCGGTCTCAGCAATCTCGGGAACACGTGTTTCATGAACTCTGCTTTGCAG TGTTTGAGTAACACCCCCCCCCTGACCGAGTACTTCCTGACTGATGACTACAAGGACGAGATAAACAGGGACAATCCTCTGGGGATGAAGGGAGAGATCGCCACCGCCTACGCCGAGCTGATACGCCAGATCTGGTCCGGGGAGCATTCCTATGTGGCTCCACGCATGTTCAAG ACGCAGGTGGGCCGCTTCGCTCCGCAGTTCTCGGGGTACCAGCAGCAGGACTCTCAGGAGCTCCTGGCCTTTCTTCTGGACGGTCTGCACGAGGATCTCAACAGAGTCAAGAAGAAGCCGTACCTGGAGCTGAAAGACGCTAATGGGCGGCCGGACTCA GTGGTAGCGACTGAGGCGTGGGACAATCACCTGCGGAGGAACAACTCAATCATCGTAGACATCTTTCACGGCCTCTTCAAGTCAACGCTCGTGTGTCCTGAATGCTCCAAGGTGTCTGTCACCTTCGACCCCTTCTGTTATctcaccctccccctccccatgaaGAAGGACCGCACCATGGAAGTGTTTCTGGTGCGTGCAGACCCCCAGTGTAAGCCCACCCAG TATCGATTGGTTGTGCCTAAAATGGGGGCGGTCTCTGACTTGTGCTCTGCGCTCGCCAAGCTGTCCGGAGTGCCTGCTGAAAAC ATGGTGGTGACTGATGTGTACAATCATCGCTTCCACAAGATCTTCCAGACGGATGAAATGCTCAGTCACATCATGGAGCGCGACGACCTGTTCGT GTATGAAGTGAAGTCTCCGCGGGGCTCGGATTCGGAGTGGCTGACTTTACCCATCTGCTTCCGGGAAAGACGATTCCGTCAGAGCAGCGCGGCAGGCACCATCCTGTTCGGGCAGCCGCTCCTCATCTCTGTGCCCAGGCAGAAGCTGACAGCGGACATGCTGTACAACCTCATCCTGGAGAGGATCCA ACGTTATGTGAAGGCGCCATCACCGGAGGAGTACTCCTGCCCGTCCAGTGACGCCGCGGCGTGCAATGGCTCCAACGGGATGTATGACG TTGAGGAAATGGATCATCAGGAGGAACATGAAGAGCAGGAGTCGTCGTCCCCCGATGAGTCCAATGGCCAATCAGACGATAGCGTGGAGGACGAGAACTCTGAGGGTTGTAGTCCATGCAATAAAATGCCAAAGAAAGCCCAGGACGCGCGCAAGAGGCTCTTCTGCTTCAGCCTTGTGAACTCGTACGCCACGTCCGACGTGGGCAGCATGCCGGCCGAGGGCGCCTTCCTGAAACTGACCT CTTATTCCACGGTGGCCATTGACTGGGACACGGAGACTAAGAAGTTGTGTTACGATGAGCAGGAGGCAGAG GCCTTCGATAAACACGAGTCCATGATGCAGCCGCagaagaagaagatgacggtggcgcTGAGAGACTGCATCCAGCTCTTCACCAAGACGGAGGTGCTGGGAGAGCACGACCCCTG GTACTGCCCGAACTGCCGGAAGCATCAGAGGGCCACCAAAAAGTTTGACCTCTGGTCGTTGCCAAAAATCCTTGTGGTGCATTTAAAGCGCTTTTCGTATAACCGCTACTGGCGGGACAAGCTGGACGCGGTGGTGGAGTTCCCCATCAG AAACCTGAACATGTCCGAGTTTGTCTGCGATCCCACGGCCGGACCCTACGTCTATGACCTTGTGGCTGTTTCCAATCACTATGGAGGCATGGGCGGCGGCCATT ACACGGCGTATGCGAAGAATCAGGAGACGCAGCAGTGGTATTACTTTGATGACAGCAGCGTTTCCCCGGCTTCCGAGGATCAGATTGTG ACAAAAGCGGCGTACGTGCTGTTCTACCAGAgacaagatggcggcggcagcagcagcggctTCAAGGCCTCGTCCCCGGCGGCTTCTCTTGGCTCGCCCCCCACTGAGGACGTCCTCGGGGACCAGGAGCGACAGCAGGACTTGGACTGTATGGACACCAACTGA